One window of the Nicotiana tabacum cultivar K326 chromosome 4, ASM71507v2, whole genome shotgun sequence genome contains the following:
- the LOC107830412 gene encoding transcription termination factor MTEF18, mitochondrial-like, translating to MCLALLFRLSDNGTKRHLLPINCTKFQLFYYSTAPANVTNSSNLLVDLLVNSVGFSKEKAISTSTKVTCLKPGNNKPNLVLSFFKQIGLHKTQIKTLVSAYPGLLFSDVDNTLKPKITVLQKVGLSGSNLTRVITRSGALFHTSLDTCIRNLDYLRELLGSDVDSVAVVIKRAPWLFSRNLPKVMPPNIVLLERVGFSSMDINKFFLNRPLGMVQKTEWLESVVRRVEKDFGIPRGSPMFKHGLEAIVNFGESTLKMKLEIFRSFGWSDSDILTMVQKLPYCLTASEAKLRNGLKFFMNELGYKSSYIASHPTLLKLSLEKRVLPRNEIFKLLKEKRLLRRRLCLYTVVSYPESKFIENCVLPFRYELPELYELYMKSKG from the coding sequence ATGTGCCTTGCTCTGCTGTTTCGACTTAGTGACAATGGCACAAAAAGGCATCTCCTTCCCATAAATTGCACCAAATTTCAGCTCTTTTACTACTCTACAGCTCCAGCAAATGTTACAAACAGCAGCAATTTATTGGTTGATTTGCTAGTTAACTCAGTTGGATTCTCCAAAGAAAAAGCTATTTCTACTAGCACTAAGGTAACTTGCTTGAAACCCGGAAACAATAAGCCTAATTTAGTCCTTAGTTTTTTCAAACAAATTGGTTTACACAAAACCCAGATTAAAACCCTTGTTTCGGCATACCCCGGATTGTTATTTTCTGATGTCGACAATACCCTTAAACCCAAAATTACGGTTCTTCAAAAAGTTGGCTTATCTGGGTCGAATTTAACTAGAGTAATTACAAGAAGTGGCGCTTTGTTTCATACAAGTCTTGATACTTGTATTAGAAATCTTGATTATCTTCGAGAATTATTAGGTAGTGATGTCGATTCCGTAGCTGTGGTTATAAAAAGAGCGCCTTGGTTATTTTCTCGGAATCTCCCTAAAGTAATGCCACCCAATATAGTGTTGTTAGAGAGAGTAGGGTTTTCAAGTATGGATATTAACAAGTTTTTTCTTAATCGTCCGTTGGGTATGGTTCAAAAGACTGAGTGGCTTGAGAGCGTAGTGCGTCGAGTGGAAAAGGATTTTGGCATTCCTAGAGGGTCCCCTATGTTTAAACATGGACTTGAAGCTATTGTAAATTTTGGTGAGTCTACACTAAAGATGAAACTAGAGATTTTCAGGAGTTTTGGATGGTCGGACTCTGATATTCTCACAATGGTGCAAAAGCTTCCTTACTGTTTGACTGCGTCTGAGGCTAAGCTTAGAAATGGATTGAAGTTTTTCATGAATGAACTTGGATATAAGTCTAGTTATATTGCCAGTCACCCTACACTTTTGAAGCTTAGTTTGGAGAAAAGGGTCTTGCCAAGGAACGAAATCTTCAAACTTCTCAAGGAGAAGCGACTTTTAAGGAGGAGGCTATGTCTTTACACTGTCGTGTCATATCCGGAATCAAAGTTTATAGAGAACTGTGTGTTGCCGTTCAGGTATGAGTTGCCTGAGTTGTATGAGTTATATATGAAGAGTAAGGGCTAA